In Streptomyces sp. NBC_00091, the following proteins share a genomic window:
- a CDS encoding vitamin K epoxide reductase family protein codes for MATNTVGVPRQQGRPRTRPEGEQGASRGLAWLLVVTGAAGLLASWVITLDKFLLLEDPDFKPACSLNPVVSCGSVMQSEQAAAFGFPNPMLGLATYGVVVCVGAGLLAGARHRGWFWLGLNAGTLFGTGFCAWLMVQSLYEINALCLWCCLAWVATLLMFWAVTAHNVAVGVLPAPGPLRVLFTEFGWAPPALHLGVIGMLVLTRWWDFWTS; via the coding sequence ATGGCAACGAACACAGTGGGCGTCCCCCGCCAGCAGGGCCGCCCCCGCACCCGCCCCGAGGGCGAACAGGGCGCCTCCCGGGGGCTGGCCTGGCTGCTGGTGGTCACCGGCGCCGCCGGGCTGCTGGCCTCCTGGGTGATCACCCTCGACAAGTTCCTGCTGCTGGAGGACCCGGACTTCAAGCCCGCCTGCAGCCTCAACCCCGTGGTGTCCTGCGGCAGCGTCATGCAGAGCGAACAGGCCGCCGCCTTCGGCTTCCCCAACCCCATGCTCGGGCTGGCGACCTACGGGGTCGTGGTCTGCGTCGGCGCGGGCCTGCTGGCCGGCGCCCGCCACCGCGGCTGGTTCTGGCTGGGACTGAACGCCGGGACGCTCTTCGGCACCGGCTTCTGCGCCTGGCTGATGGTCCAGTCGCTGTACGAGATCAACGCCCTGTGCCTGTGGTGCTGCCTGGCCTGGGTGGCGACCCTGCTGATGTTCTGGGCGGTCACGGCCCACAACGTCGCCGTCGGCGTCCTGCCGGCGCCCGGCCCGCTGCGGGTCCTGTTCACCGAGTTCGGCTGGGCCCCGCCCGCCCTGCACCTCGGGGTGATCGGGATGCTGGTCCTGACCCGGTGGTGGGATTTCTGGACGAGTTGA
- the pfkB gene encoding 1-phosphofructokinase encodes MILTVTPNPSLDRTYEVPSLDRGGVLRAAGERVDPGGKGVNVSRAVAAAGVPTTAVLPLGGPAGAMLAELLGAQGVDVTAVSIAGQTRSNISVVEPDGTLTKINAAGPELSAQESALLLDTVRGSASAAWIACCGSLPPGLEPSWYAELVARAHEAGARVALDTSGPALAAALPARPDVIKPNAAELAEAVGRPLATLGDAVKAAEELIGRGAGAVLASLGATGQLLVGAEGAYYGTAPVTAVRSDVGAGDAALAGFLIAGGTGPAALASALAHAAAAVQLPGSAMPAPADLRPEAVHLTQDLPLDLPLARA; translated from the coding sequence ATGATCCTCACCGTCACCCCCAACCCCTCCCTCGACCGGACCTACGAGGTCCCCTCGCTGGACCGCGGCGGGGTGCTCCGGGCCGCCGGGGAGCGGGTCGACCCCGGCGGGAAGGGGGTCAACGTCTCCCGGGCCGTCGCGGCGGCGGGCGTACCCACCACCGCGGTGCTCCCGCTCGGCGGCCCGGCCGGAGCGATGCTCGCCGAACTCCTGGGCGCGCAGGGCGTGGACGTCACCGCCGTCTCGATCGCCGGGCAGACCCGCTCGAACATCTCCGTCGTGGAACCGGACGGCACCCTGACGAAGATCAACGCGGCGGGCCCGGAACTCTCCGCGCAGGAGTCGGCCCTCCTCCTCGACACCGTCCGCGGCTCGGCCAGCGCCGCCTGGATCGCCTGCTGCGGCAGCCTGCCGCCCGGCCTGGAGCCCAGCTGGTACGCCGAACTCGTCGCCCGCGCCCACGAAGCGGGCGCCCGCGTCGCCCTGGACACCTCCGGCCCCGCCCTGGCGGCGGCCCTGCCCGCCCGCCCGGACGTCATCAAGCCGAACGCGGCGGAACTCGCCGAAGCGGTGGGCCGCCCGCTCGCCACCCTCGGGGACGCGGTCAAGGCCGCCGAGGAGCTGATCGGGCGCGGCGCGGGCGCGGTCCTGGCCTCCCTCGGCGCGACCGGACAGCTCCTGGTCGGCGCCGAGGGTGCCTACTACGGCACGGCGCCGGTCACGGCGGTCCGCAGCGACGTCGGGGCGGGCGACGCCGCCCTGGCCGGCTTCCTGATCGCCGGGGGCACCGGCCCCGCCGCCCTCGCCTCCGCCCTGGCCCACGCTGCGGCCGCCGTACAGCTGCCCGGCAGCGCCATGCCGGCCCCGGCGGACCTGCGCCCCGAGGCGGTCCACCTCACCCAGGACCTGCCCCTGGACCTCCCGCTGGCCCGGGCCTGA
- a CDS encoding DUF6227 family protein translates to MSDPYETTEAHLERLLGRALNSFDLPDRLVERLGTALAHSSSLYTTHHSPSAGLWRETHRHTYLLSDGGSASLWELAYRLKGDRSTRCEVFASKSELGLAVARLFGEAPTEAVPHPSHDPGEGEEGMEGDLAVLSALFAASAPRQRRREYTVQQSADHARRVLRRAENADRPGEGVATLLRSAYAHHITQAFGGRQCLADGRDAGFSLYEHAFVLLDGSEFSLWEVEHTATPDGRHMCEVYESEAAARGAMELRARVR, encoded by the coding sequence TTGAGCGATCCGTACGAGACAACCGAGGCGCACCTCGAGCGACTCCTGGGCCGCGCCCTCAACTCCTTCGACCTGCCGGACCGGTTGGTCGAGCGCCTCGGCACGGCGCTCGCCCACAGCTCTTCGCTCTACACCACGCACCACAGCCCGTCGGCGGGGCTGTGGCGGGAGACCCACCGGCACACCTACCTGCTGTCCGACGGCGGTTCGGCCTCCCTGTGGGAGCTGGCCTACCGCCTGAAGGGCGACCGGAGCACCCGCTGCGAGGTCTTCGCGAGCAAGAGCGAGCTCGGGCTGGCGGTGGCCCGGCTGTTCGGCGAGGCCCCGACCGAGGCGGTGCCGCACCCCTCTCACGACCCGGGCGAGGGGGAGGAGGGGATGGAGGGCGATCTGGCGGTGCTGAGCGCGCTGTTCGCCGCCTCGGCGCCCCGGCAGCGCCGCCGCGAGTACACGGTCCAGCAGTCCGCCGACCACGCCCGCCGGGTGCTGCGCCGCGCGGAGAACGCCGACCGACCCGGTGAGGGGGTGGCGACGCTGCTGCGCTCGGCGTACGCGCACCACATCACCCAGGCGTTCGGCGGCCGGCAGTGCCTGGCCGACGGGCGGGATGCCGGATTCAGCCTGTACGAGCACGCCTTCGTCCTGCTGGACGGGAGCGAGTTCAGCCTGTGGGAGGTCGAGCACACCGCCACGCCGGACGGGCGGCACATGTGCGAGGTCTACGAGAGCGAGGCCGCCGCGCGCGGGGCGATGGAACTGCGCGCCCGGGTGCGGTGA